The SAR324 cluster bacterium sequence CTCTGCCAGCAGCAGGACATGATCGCCCCCATCGTATTCCTGCCAAAGTTGGCACTCTAGTACTGCCAGACAACCGGCTAAAAGTGGTTGGCTCGCAGGCTTGGGCAGCAACGGCCAATCCATGAAAGGCCACCGATGTTTGTCACTGGCAAAGTGATTTGATAACTCCTGTTGATCTGCCGACAGAATGTTGACAGCATACCCACCAGATCGGCGAATATGCTCTCCCATTGGCGATCTCTGCTGAAGCGCAAAAGAAACCAAGGGAGGCTCCAGCGAAACCGAGGCAAAGGAATTGATTGTTACCCCGTATTGCTCTCCCTCCGGTGTACGGGTCGTGATCACCGTGATTCCTGTGGCGAACCGACCGAAGACCTGGCGCAGGTCCTTGGAATCCATGAATGTAAAACAGTTTGGCAGAAAGGAGTGAAACCAGCCTAGCGGAAAATAAAGCGCTTGGCTAGCCAGAGATCAACGAGCAACAATTATCTTAAGCTAGTCTACTGCAACAGGTGGGCAAATTCTTGGGAATCCAGTCAAAAGGCAAAAAAAAACGGGATTGCCCGTGCAAAAACGAACAACCCCGTTTGCTAGAATAATGAAATCAGCTTAACTGAATCTCAGAAAGCGTATGACCACTCAGCTTCCATACCGCTAGCTGAGCCACCGCCGTTAGCCTTGTCTGTGTTTGCATTTGATGTACCGACACCCAGCTTGAGGGTAACTGCTTCCACAAAAAATGGCATTCCATAAGAAGCTGAGATGCGTGTGACCTTCGTTTCGTCTGCTTCAGCACCATCTCCTAAGACCTCAAAAGAGGCTCCTACATTTTGTCCCCCACCAAGGCCTACTTTTACAAAGCCATTCAGGACATTTGGTGTAGTTTCGACATTACCATCTTTCTGGGTCTTGCTTGAATAACCCAAACCTACCTCTGCAGCACCAGCAGCGACCTGACCCTGCAACTGGTAAGCAGTATCTGTCTTGTCTTCTGTGTCTGAGCCGTCTTGTGCGCTAAAACTCAGTGAGTAGAAAG is a genomic window containing:
- a CDS encoding flavin reductase family protein — translated: MDSKDLRQVFGRFATGITVITTRTPEGEQYGVTINSFASVSLEPPLVSFALQQRSPMGEHIRRSGGYAVNILSADQQELSNHFASDKHRWPFMDWPLLPKPASQPLLAGCLAVLECQLWQEYDGGDHVLLLAEVLDCQAFESEPLLYYRSRYATL